The following are encoded in a window of Physeter macrocephalus isolate SW-GA unplaced genomic scaffold, ASM283717v5 random_474, whole genome shotgun sequence genomic DNA:
- the EDC4 gene encoding enhancer of mRNA-decapping protein 4 isoform X3 yields MASSCASIDIEDATQHLRDILKLDRPAGGPSAESQRPSNAYNGDLNGLLVPDPLCSGDGTSTNKPGLRAMPPINLQEKQVICLLGDDSSTCIGILAKEVEIVASSDSSISSKARGSNKVKIQPVAKYDWEQKYYYGNLIAVSNSFLAYAIRAANNGSAMVRVISVSTSERTLLKGFTGSVADLAFAHLNSPQLACLDEAGNLFVWRLALVNGKIQEEILVHIRQPEGTPLNHFRRIIWCPFIPEESEDCCEEGSPTVALLHEDRAEVWDLDMLRSNHSTWPVDVSQIKQGFIVVKGHSTCLSEGALSPDGTVLATASHDGFVKFWQIYIEGQDEPRCLHEWKPHDGRPLSCLLFCDNHKKQDPEVPFWRFLITGADQNRELKMWCTVSWTCLQTIRFSPDIFSSVSVPPSLKVCLDLSAEYLILSDVQRKVLYVMELLQNQEEGRACFSSISEFLLTHPVLSFGIQVVSRCRLRHTEVLPAEEENDSLGADGTHGAGAVESAAGVLIKLFCVHTKALQDVQIRFQPQLNPDVVAPLPTHPAREDFAFPTAFGESRPELASEGLGSATHGSQPDLRRIVELPAPADFLSLSGETKPKLMTPDAFMTPSASLQQIAASPSSSSSSSSSSLTAVSAMSSTSAVDPSLPRPPEELTLSPKLQLDGGLTMSSSSSLQASPRSLLPGLLPSPADKLPPKGPGQVPTAASTLSLELQEVEPLGLPQASPSRTRSPDVISSASTALSQDIPEIASEALSRGFGSSAPEGLEPDSMASAASALHLLSPRPRPGPELGPQLSLDGGPGDGDRHSTPSLLEAALTQEATAPDSQVWPTAPDITRETCSSLAESPRNGLQEKHKSLAFHRPPYHLLQQHDSQDASAEQSDHDDEVASLASAAGGFGTKVPTPRLPAKDWKTKGSPRASPKLKRKGKKDDGDSSVGSRLTEHQVAEAPEDWPALIWQQQRELAQLRHSQEELLQRLCTQLEGLQSTVTGHVERALESRHEQEQRRLERALAEGQQRGGQLQEQLTQQLSQALSSAVAGRLERSIRDEIKKTVPPCVSRSLEPVAGQLSNSVATKLTAVEGSMKENISKLLKSKNLTDAIARAAADTLQGPMQAAYREAFQSVVLPAFEKSCQAMFQQINDSFRLGTQEYLQQLESHMKSRKAREQEAREPVLAQLRGLVSTLQGATEQMAATVSSSVRAEVQHQLHVAVGSLQEAILAQVQRIVKGEVSVALKEQQAAVTSSIMQAMRSAAGTPVPATHLDCQAQQAHILQLLQQGHLNQAFQQALTAADLNLVLYVCETVDPGQVFGQPPCPLSQPVLLSLIQQLASDLGTRTDLKLSYLEEAVMHLDHSDPITRDHMGSVMAQVRQKLFQFLQAEPHNSLGKAARRLSLMLHGLMTPSLP; encoded by the exons ATGGCCTCTTCCTGCGCGAGCATCGACATCGAGGACGCCACGCAGCACCTGCGGGACATCCTCAAGCTGGACCGGCCCGCGGGGG GTCCCAGTGCAGAGAGCCAGCGACCATCTAATGCCTACAATGGAGATCTCAATGGGCTCCTGGTCCCAGACCCCCTCTGCTCAGGTGATGGTACTTCAACAAACAAGCCTGGTCTCCGAGCCATGCCACCTATTAACCTGCAGGAAAAGCAGGTCAT ctgccTCTTAGGAGACGACAGTTCCACCTGCATCGGGATTTTGGCCAAGGAGGTGGAGATTGTGGCCAGCAGTGACTCTAGCATTTCGAGCAAGGCACGGGGGAGCAACAAG GTGAAAATCCAGCCCGTCGCCAAGTATGACTGGGAGCAGAAATACTACTATGGCAACCTGATTGCTGTGTCCAACTCTTTCTTGGCCTATGCTATTCGGG CTGCCAACAACGGCTCAGCGATGGTACGGGTGATCAGTGTCAGCACTTCAGAGAGGACCCTGCTCAAAGGCTTCACAGGCAGCGTGGCTGATCTGGCCTTTGCACACCTCAATTCCCCACAGCTGGCCTGCCTGGATGAGGCAGGCAACCTGTTTGTGTGGCGCTTGGCCCTGGTTAATGGCAAAATTCA AGAGGAGATCTTGGTCCATATCCGACAGCCAGAGGGCACTCCACTGAACCACTTCCGCAGGATCATCTGGTGCCCCTTCATCCCCGAAGAGAGTGAGGACTGCTGTGAGGAGGGCAGCCCAACGGTGGCCCTGTTGCATGAGGACCGG GCTGAGGTATGGGACCTGGATATGCTCCGCTCCAACCACAGCACCTGGCCCGTGGATGTCAGCCAGATCAAGCAGGGCTTCATCGTGGTAAAAGGCCACAGCACA TGCCTAAGTGAAGGGGCCCTCTCACCTGATGGGACTGTCCTGGCTACCGCAAGTCATGATGGCTTCGTCAAGTTCTGGCAGATTTACATCGAGGGGCAGGATGAGCCTAG GTGTTTGCACGAGTGGAAGCCTCACGATGGGAggcccctctcctgcctcctgttCTGTGACAACCACAAGAAACAGGATCCTGA GGTCCCTTTCTGGAGGTTCCTCATTACTGGTGCTGACCAGAATCGGGAGCTGAAGATGTGGTGCACGGTGTCCTGGACCTGCCTGCAGACCATTCG CTTCTCCCCAGATATCTTCAGCTCAGTGAGTGTGCCCCCCAGCCTCAAGGTTTGCCTGGACCTCTCAGCAGAATACCTGATTCTCAGCGATGTGCAACGGAAG GTCCTCTACGTGATGGAACTGCTGCAGAACCAGGAGGAGGGCCGTGCCTGCTTCAGCTCCATCTCTGAGTTCCTGCTCACCCACCCTGTGCTGAGCTTCGGTATCCAGGTTGTGAGTCGCTGCCGGCTGCGGCACACTGAGGTGCTGCCAGCCGAGGAGGAGAATGACAGCCTAGGGGCTG ATGGGACCCATGGAGCTGGTGCCGTGGAGTCTGCAGCCGGTGTGCTCATCAAGCTCTTCTGTGTGCACACTAA GGCATTGCAAGATGTACAGATCCGCTTCCAGCCACAGCTGAACCCTGACGTGGTGGCCCCGCTCCCCACACACCCTGCCCGTGAGGACTTTG CTTTTCCCACAGCATTTGGAGAGTCTCGACCAGAACTGGCTTCTGAGGGCCTGGGATCTGCCACTCACGGCTCCCAGCCTGACCTCCGACGCATCGTGGAGCTGCCTGCACCTGCCGACTTCCTCAGTCTGAGCGGTGAGACCAAGCCCAAGCTGATGACACCTGACGCCTTCATGACACCTAGCGCCTCCCTGCAGCAG ATCGCTGCGTCTcctagcagcagcagcagcagcagcagttccTCTCTTACAGCGGTGTCTGCCATGAGCAGTACTTCGGCTGTGGACCCCTCCCTGCCCAG GCCACCTGAGGAGCTGACCTTGAGCCCCAAGCTACAGCTGGATGGCGGCCTGACaatgagcagcagcagcagcctgcaGGCAAGCCCACGTAGCCTCTTGCCTGGCCTGCTCCCAAGTCCGGCCGACAAATTGCCTCCCAAAGGGCCCGGGCAG GTGCCTACTGCTGCCTCTACACTATCCCTGGAGCTGCAGGAAGTGGAGCCCCTGGGGCTACCCCAGGCTTCCCCCAGCCGCACCCGCTCCCCCGATGTTATCTCCTCAGCTTCCACCGCCTTGTCCCAGGATATCCCTGAGATCGCATCTGAGGCACTGTCCCGTGGCTTTGGCTCTTCCGCTCCTGAGGGCCTGGAGCCAGACAGTATGGCCTCAGCTGCTTCAGCACTACACCTGCTGTCTCCACGGCCCCGGCCGGGACCCGAGCTTGGCCCCCAGCTTAGCTTGGATGGAGGCCCTGGGGATGGGGATCGGCATAGTACCCCTTCCCTCCTGGAGGCAGCCTTGACCCAGGAGGCCACGGCCCCTGACAGTCAGGTCTGGCCTACGGCACCAGACATTACTCGTGAGACCTGCAGCAGCCTGGCAGAGAG cccccggAATGGCCTCCAGGAAAAGCACAAGAGCCTGGCCTTTCACCGACCACCTTATCACCTGCTGCAGCAACACGACAGTCAGGACGCCAGTGCCGAGCAAAG CGACCACGATGACGAGGTGGCCAGCCTGGCCTCTGCTGCAGGGGGCTTTGGCACCAAAGTTCCCACTCCACGTCTTCCTGCCAAGGACTGGAAGACCAAAGGATCCCCTCGGGCCTCACCTAAGCTCAAGCGAAAGGGCAAAAAGGATGACGG GGATTCGTCCGTGGGATCCCGGCTCACAGAGCACCAG GTGGCAGAGGCCCCTGAGGACTGGCCAGCACTAATTTGGCAACAGCAGAGAGAGCTGGCGCAGCTTCGGCACAGCCAAGAAGAGCTGCTACAACGTCTGTGCACCCAGCTTGAAGGCCTGCAGAGCACCGTCACGGGCCACGTAGAACGTGCCCTAGAGTCACGGCACGAGCAGGAGC AGCGGCGACTGGAGCGGGCACTGGCTGAGGGACAGCAGCGTGGTGGGCAGCTGCAGGAGCAGCTGACGCAACAGCTGTCCCAAGCGCTATCTTCAGCTGTGGCTGGGCGGCTGGAGCGCAGCATACGGGATGAGATCAAGAAGACGGTTCCTCCGT GTGTGTCTAGGAGTCTGGAGCCCGTGGCAGGCCAACTGAGCAACTCGGTGGCCACCAAACTCACAGCCGTGGAGGGTAGCATGAAAGAGAATATCTCCAAGCTGCTGAAGTCCAAG AACTTAACAGATGCCATTGCCCGAGCAGCCGCAGACACGTTACAGGGGCCAATGCAGGCCGCCTACCGTGAAGCCTTCCAGAGCGTGGTACTGCCCGCCTTCGAGAAGAGCTGCCAGGCCATGTTCCAGCAGATCAATGATAGCTTCCGACTGGGCACGCAGGAAT ACTTGCAGCAGCTGGAGAGCCACATGAAGAGCCGAAAGGCACGAGAACAGGAGGCGCGGGAGCCCGTGCTGGCCCAGCTGCGGGGCCTGGTCAGCACACTGCAGGGGGCCACTGAGCAGATGGCAGCTACTGTGTCCAGCAGCGTTCGGGCTGAGGTGCAGCACCAGCTGCACGTGGCTGTTGGCAG CCTGCAAGAGGCAATTTTAGCACAGGTGCAGCGCATTGTTAAGGGTGAGGTGAGTGTGGCACTCAAGGAGCAGCAGGCTGCCGTCACCTCTAGCATCATGCAGGCCATGCGCTCAGCCGCTGGCACACCTGTCCCTGCCACCCACCTCGACTGCCAAGCCCAGCAAGCCCATAtcctgcagctgctgcagcagggcCACCTCAATCAGGCCTTCCAGCAG GCCCTGACAGCTGCCGACCTGAACCTGGTGCTGTACGTGTGTGAAACTGTGGACCCAGGCCAGGTTTTTGGGCAGCCACCTtgccccctctcccagcctgTACTCCTTTCACTCATCCAGCAACTGGCCTCTGACCTTGGCACTCGAACTGACCTCAAGCTCAG CTACCTGGAAGAGGCTGTGATGCACCTGGACCACAGTGACCCCATCACTCGGGACCACATGGGCTCCGTCATGGCCCAGGTGCGCCAGAAGCTCTTTCAGTTCCTGCAGGCGGAGCCACACAACTCACTTGGCAAAGCGGCCCGGCGTCTCAGCCTCATGCTGCACGGCCTTATGACCCCCAGCCTCCCTTAG
- the EDC4 gene encoding enhancer of mRNA-decapping protein 4 isoform X1 — MASSCASIDIEDATQHLRDILKLDRPAGGPSAESQRPSNAYNGDLNGLLVPDPLCSGDGTSTNKPGLRAMPPINLQEKQVICLLGDDSSTCIGILAKEVEIVASSDSSISSKARGSNKVKIQPVAKYDWEQKYYYGNLIAVSNSFLAYAIRAANNGSAMVRVISVSTSERTLLKGFTGSVADLAFAHLNSPQLACLDEAGNLFVWRLALVNGKIQEEILVHIRQPEGTPLNHFRRIIWCPFIPEESEDCCEEGSPTVALLHEDRAEVWDLDMLRSNHSTWPVDVSQIKQGFIVVKGHSTCLSEGALSPDGTVLATASHDGFVKFWQIYIEGQDEPRCLHEWKPHDGRPLSCLLFCDNHKKQDPEVPFWRFLITGADQNRELKMWCTVSWTCLQTIRFSPDIFSSVSVPPSLKVCLDLSAEYLILSDVQRKVLYVMELLQNQEEGRACFSSISEFLLTHPVLSFGIQVVSRCRLRHTEVLPAEEENDSLGADGTHGAGAVESAAGVLIKLFCVHTKALQDVQIRFQPQLNPDVVAPLPTHPAREDFAFGESRPELASEGLGSATHGSQPDLRRIVELPAPADFLSLSGETKPKLMTPDAFMTPSASLQQIAASPSSSSSSSSSSLTAVSAMSSTSAVDPSLPRPPEELTLSPKLQLDGGLTMSSSSSLQASPRSLLPGLLPSPADKLPPKGPGQVPTAASTLSLELQEVEPLGLPQASPSRTRSPDVISSASTALSQDIPEIASEALSRGFGSSAPEGLEPDSMASAASALHLLSPRPRPGPELGPQLSLDGGPGDGDRHSTPSLLEAALTQEATAPDSQVWPTAPDITRETCSSLAESPRNGLQEKHKSLAFHRPPYHLLQQHDSQDASAEQSDHDDEVASLASAAGGFGTKVPTPRLPAKDWKTKGSPRASPKLKRKGKKDDGDSSVGSRLTEHQVAEAPEDWPALIWQQQRELAQLRHSQEELLQRLCTQLEGLQSTVTGHVERALESRHEQERILVGTGTAWGGSSILGPGRDMGPAAALFLSYNAERRLERALAEGQQRGGQLQEQLTQQLSQALSSAVAGRLERSIRDEIKKTVPPCVSRSLEPVAGQLSNSVATKLTAVEGSMKENISKLLKSKNLTDAIARAAADTLQGPMQAAYREAFQSVVLPAFEKSCQAMFQQINDSFRLGTQEYLQQLESHMKSRKAREQEAREPVLAQLRGLVSTLQGATEQMAATVSSSVRAEVQHQLHVAVGSLQEAILAQVQRIVKGEVSVALKEQQAAVTSSIMQAMRSAAGTPVPATHLDCQAQQAHILQLLQQGHLNQAFQQALTAADLNLVLYVCETVDPGQVFGQPPCPLSQPVLLSLIQQLASDLGTRTDLKLSYLEEAVMHLDHSDPITRDHMGSVMAQVRQKLFQFLQAEPHNSLGKAARRLSLMLHGLMTPSLP; from the exons ATGGCCTCTTCCTGCGCGAGCATCGACATCGAGGACGCCACGCAGCACCTGCGGGACATCCTCAAGCTGGACCGGCCCGCGGGGG GTCCCAGTGCAGAGAGCCAGCGACCATCTAATGCCTACAATGGAGATCTCAATGGGCTCCTGGTCCCAGACCCCCTCTGCTCAGGTGATGGTACTTCAACAAACAAGCCTGGTCTCCGAGCCATGCCACCTATTAACCTGCAGGAAAAGCAGGTCAT ctgccTCTTAGGAGACGACAGTTCCACCTGCATCGGGATTTTGGCCAAGGAGGTGGAGATTGTGGCCAGCAGTGACTCTAGCATTTCGAGCAAGGCACGGGGGAGCAACAAG GTGAAAATCCAGCCCGTCGCCAAGTATGACTGGGAGCAGAAATACTACTATGGCAACCTGATTGCTGTGTCCAACTCTTTCTTGGCCTATGCTATTCGGG CTGCCAACAACGGCTCAGCGATGGTACGGGTGATCAGTGTCAGCACTTCAGAGAGGACCCTGCTCAAAGGCTTCACAGGCAGCGTGGCTGATCTGGCCTTTGCACACCTCAATTCCCCACAGCTGGCCTGCCTGGATGAGGCAGGCAACCTGTTTGTGTGGCGCTTGGCCCTGGTTAATGGCAAAATTCA AGAGGAGATCTTGGTCCATATCCGACAGCCAGAGGGCACTCCACTGAACCACTTCCGCAGGATCATCTGGTGCCCCTTCATCCCCGAAGAGAGTGAGGACTGCTGTGAGGAGGGCAGCCCAACGGTGGCCCTGTTGCATGAGGACCGG GCTGAGGTATGGGACCTGGATATGCTCCGCTCCAACCACAGCACCTGGCCCGTGGATGTCAGCCAGATCAAGCAGGGCTTCATCGTGGTAAAAGGCCACAGCACA TGCCTAAGTGAAGGGGCCCTCTCACCTGATGGGACTGTCCTGGCTACCGCAAGTCATGATGGCTTCGTCAAGTTCTGGCAGATTTACATCGAGGGGCAGGATGAGCCTAG GTGTTTGCACGAGTGGAAGCCTCACGATGGGAggcccctctcctgcctcctgttCTGTGACAACCACAAGAAACAGGATCCTGA GGTCCCTTTCTGGAGGTTCCTCATTACTGGTGCTGACCAGAATCGGGAGCTGAAGATGTGGTGCACGGTGTCCTGGACCTGCCTGCAGACCATTCG CTTCTCCCCAGATATCTTCAGCTCAGTGAGTGTGCCCCCCAGCCTCAAGGTTTGCCTGGACCTCTCAGCAGAATACCTGATTCTCAGCGATGTGCAACGGAAG GTCCTCTACGTGATGGAACTGCTGCAGAACCAGGAGGAGGGCCGTGCCTGCTTCAGCTCCATCTCTGAGTTCCTGCTCACCCACCCTGTGCTGAGCTTCGGTATCCAGGTTGTGAGTCGCTGCCGGCTGCGGCACACTGAGGTGCTGCCAGCCGAGGAGGAGAATGACAGCCTAGGGGCTG ATGGGACCCATGGAGCTGGTGCCGTGGAGTCTGCAGCCGGTGTGCTCATCAAGCTCTTCTGTGTGCACACTAA GGCATTGCAAGATGTACAGATCCGCTTCCAGCCACAGCTGAACCCTGACGTGGTGGCCCCGCTCCCCACACACCCTGCCCGTGAGGACTTTG CATTTGGAGAGTCTCGACCAGAACTGGCTTCTGAGGGCCTGGGATCTGCCACTCACGGCTCCCAGCCTGACCTCCGACGCATCGTGGAGCTGCCTGCACCTGCCGACTTCCTCAGTCTGAGCGGTGAGACCAAGCCCAAGCTGATGACACCTGACGCCTTCATGACACCTAGCGCCTCCCTGCAGCAG ATCGCTGCGTCTcctagcagcagcagcagcagcagcagttccTCTCTTACAGCGGTGTCTGCCATGAGCAGTACTTCGGCTGTGGACCCCTCCCTGCCCAG GCCACCTGAGGAGCTGACCTTGAGCCCCAAGCTACAGCTGGATGGCGGCCTGACaatgagcagcagcagcagcctgcaGGCAAGCCCACGTAGCCTCTTGCCTGGCCTGCTCCCAAGTCCGGCCGACAAATTGCCTCCCAAAGGGCCCGGGCAG GTGCCTACTGCTGCCTCTACACTATCCCTGGAGCTGCAGGAAGTGGAGCCCCTGGGGCTACCCCAGGCTTCCCCCAGCCGCACCCGCTCCCCCGATGTTATCTCCTCAGCTTCCACCGCCTTGTCCCAGGATATCCCTGAGATCGCATCTGAGGCACTGTCCCGTGGCTTTGGCTCTTCCGCTCCTGAGGGCCTGGAGCCAGACAGTATGGCCTCAGCTGCTTCAGCACTACACCTGCTGTCTCCACGGCCCCGGCCGGGACCCGAGCTTGGCCCCCAGCTTAGCTTGGATGGAGGCCCTGGGGATGGGGATCGGCATAGTACCCCTTCCCTCCTGGAGGCAGCCTTGACCCAGGAGGCCACGGCCCCTGACAGTCAGGTCTGGCCTACGGCACCAGACATTACTCGTGAGACCTGCAGCAGCCTGGCAGAGAG cccccggAATGGCCTCCAGGAAAAGCACAAGAGCCTGGCCTTTCACCGACCACCTTATCACCTGCTGCAGCAACACGACAGTCAGGACGCCAGTGCCGAGCAAAG CGACCACGATGACGAGGTGGCCAGCCTGGCCTCTGCTGCAGGGGGCTTTGGCACCAAAGTTCCCACTCCACGTCTTCCTGCCAAGGACTGGAAGACCAAAGGATCCCCTCGGGCCTCACCTAAGCTCAAGCGAAAGGGCAAAAAGGATGACGG GGATTCGTCCGTGGGATCCCGGCTCACAGAGCACCAG GTGGCAGAGGCCCCTGAGGACTGGCCAGCACTAATTTGGCAACAGCAGAGAGAGCTGGCGCAGCTTCGGCACAGCCAAGAAGAGCTGCTACAACGTCTGTGCACCCAGCTTGAAGGCCTGCAGAGCACCGTCACGGGCCACGTAGAACGTGCCCTAGAGTCACGGCACGAGCAGGAGCGTATCCTTGTGGGCACTGGCACAGCATGGGGCGGCAGCAGCATTCTTGGCCCAGGAAGGGATATGGGACCTGCTGCAGCCCTGTTCCTTAGCTACAATGCAGAGCGGCGACTGGAGCGGGCACTGGCTGAGGGACAGCAGCGTGGTGGGCAGCTGCAGGAGCAGCTGACGCAACAGCTGTCCCAAGCGCTATCTTCAGCTGTGGCTGGGCGGCTGGAGCGCAGCATACGGGATGAGATCAAGAAGACGGTTCCTCCGT GTGTGTCTAGGAGTCTGGAGCCCGTGGCAGGCCAACTGAGCAACTCGGTGGCCACCAAACTCACAGCCGTGGAGGGTAGCATGAAAGAGAATATCTCCAAGCTGCTGAAGTCCAAG AACTTAACAGATGCCATTGCCCGAGCAGCCGCAGACACGTTACAGGGGCCAATGCAGGCCGCCTACCGTGAAGCCTTCCAGAGCGTGGTACTGCCCGCCTTCGAGAAGAGCTGCCAGGCCATGTTCCAGCAGATCAATGATAGCTTCCGACTGGGCACGCAGGAAT ACTTGCAGCAGCTGGAGAGCCACATGAAGAGCCGAAAGGCACGAGAACAGGAGGCGCGGGAGCCCGTGCTGGCCCAGCTGCGGGGCCTGGTCAGCACACTGCAGGGGGCCACTGAGCAGATGGCAGCTACTGTGTCCAGCAGCGTTCGGGCTGAGGTGCAGCACCAGCTGCACGTGGCTGTTGGCAG CCTGCAAGAGGCAATTTTAGCACAGGTGCAGCGCATTGTTAAGGGTGAGGTGAGTGTGGCACTCAAGGAGCAGCAGGCTGCCGTCACCTCTAGCATCATGCAGGCCATGCGCTCAGCCGCTGGCACACCTGTCCCTGCCACCCACCTCGACTGCCAAGCCCAGCAAGCCCATAtcctgcagctgctgcagcagggcCACCTCAATCAGGCCTTCCAGCAG GCCCTGACAGCTGCCGACCTGAACCTGGTGCTGTACGTGTGTGAAACTGTGGACCCAGGCCAGGTTTTTGGGCAGCCACCTtgccccctctcccagcctgTACTCCTTTCACTCATCCAGCAACTGGCCTCTGACCTTGGCACTCGAACTGACCTCAAGCTCAG CTACCTGGAAGAGGCTGTGATGCACCTGGACCACAGTGACCCCATCACTCGGGACCACATGGGCTCCGTCATGGCCCAGGTGCGCCAGAAGCTCTTTCAGTTCCTGCAGGCGGAGCCACACAACTCACTTGGCAAAGCGGCCCGGCGTCTCAGCCTCATGCTGCACGGCCTTATGACCCCCAGCCTCCCTTAG